TCGAAAGAAACGACCTTTGCGCGCTTCCTGTATGCGCTGGGGATCCGGGAAGTCGGCGAAGCCACTGCGGCAAGCCTGGCGGCCTTTTTTGGTACGCTGGACGCGCTGGAAGCCGCGTCTATTGACGAGCTGCAAAAAGTGCCGGACGTGGGCATTGTGGTCGCCACCCATGTGTTCAACTTCTTTGCCGAAGAGAGCAACCGCGAGGTGATCGCACAGCTGTTGGCGGAAGGCATTCGCTGGCCAGCGCCAGTGGTTATCAATGCGGAAGAAATCGACAGTCCTTTCGCCGGGAAAACGGTCGTTCTGACAGGGAGCCTGAGTCAGATGTCGCGTGATGATGCTAAAGCGCGACTGGTGGAACTCGGTGCGAAAGTGGCGGGCAGCGTCTCAAAGAAGACCGATCTGGTCATTGCCGGCGAAGCGGCAGGTTCCAAACTGGCCAAAGCGCAGGAACTGGGTATTGCAGTGATTGACGAAGCGGAAATGCTCCGTCTGCTGGGTGTCTGAGATGGAAAAAGAGCAGCTCGTTGAGATTGCCAATACGGTGATGCCGTTTGGTAAATATAAGGGGCGTCGGCTGATCGATGTGCCGGAAGAGTATCTGCTGTGGTTTGCCCGTAAGGATGAGTTCCCGGCGGGTAAACTGGGTGAGCTGATGCAAATTACGCTGCTGATCAAAACCGAAGGGCTGAGCCAACTGGTTCAGCCCCTGAAACGTCCGCTTTAAGCTTTTGCGGCGCGGCTGTTCTGCTGCGCCTGTAACTGTTCAGTCTGGCGCTTGTAGCGACGCGCCAGTACCGCGCAGACCATCAACTGGATCTGGTGGAAGATCATCAGCGGTAGCACCATCATCCCAATAACGGACGTCGGAAAGAGGATATTGGCCATTGGTACGCCGTTCGCCAGGCTCTTTTTCGACCCGCAGAAGACGATCGTGATTTCGTCGGCCTTGTTGAAGCCGCATTTGCGCGCCACAAAAATGTTTACGGCAATCACGATGGCGAGCAGCACAATGCTGACCACGACGATAAACAGCAGCGATCCCCAGCCCACTTTGTGCCAGATCCCGTTAACGACGGCTTCGCTGAAGGCCGAATAGACCACCAGCAGAATCGACGTCTGGTCTGTCTTCGCAATCCATTTTTTATTTTGCGCAACCCATTTGCCGATCCACGGACGGGAAAGGTGTCCGAGCACAAACGGCAACAGCAGTTGCAGCATGATTTTTCCAACCTGTTCCAGACTCCCTTCTGCGCCGTGAATATTCATCACCACACCGACCAGCAGCGGGGAGAGGAAAATCCCCAGCAGGCTGGAGGCCGACGCCGAGCAGACCGCTGCCGCAACGTTCCCTCCCGCCAGCGATGTAAAGGCAATCGCCGACTGCACCGTAGCGGGCAAAATGCACAGATACAGGAAACCGGTGTAGAGCATCGGGTCAACGTTGACAGGCGCCCACCAGGCAAACAGTACACCAAGCACCGGGAACAGAATGAAGGTGCTGCACATCACCCACAGGTGCAAACGCCAGTGGCTGCCGCCAGCGATAATGGCTTCGCGCGAGAGCTTTGCCCCGTGCATAAAAAACAAGAGCGCAATGGCGGCAGTGGTAATGCCTTCAACGACAGGAACAAAATCTCCCTCCGCTGGAAAAAATGAGGCCAGCAGAACGACCGTAACCAGGGTCAGGGTAAACGGATCAAGGATACGAAAAATATTCATAAATACTCCAGGAATTCAGTGTCCTCATTTTGCGTTTTTCATTTTGAGAAATAAAATTGATTTATTGCATCTATATATGAATCAAGTTGATGAATTATTCACTGCGTCAATTACGTGTGTTTGTCACCGTTGCTCAGGAGCGAAGTTTCAGCCGGGCTGGTGAGTGTATTGGTCTGAGTCAGTCGGCAGTCAGTCACAGTATCAAAGAACTGGAGCGTCAGACAGGGGTGAAACTACTGGACCGTACGACGCGTGAAGTCGTGCTGACGGAAGCCGGGCAACAGCTGGCGGGCCGCCTGGAGCGACTGCTGGATGAACTGCATATCACGCTGCGGGAAGCGGGTAGGGTGGGCACGCAACTTGCCGGTACAGTCCGCGTCGCGGCAAGCCAGACTATTTCCGCCCATCTCATTCCGCAGTGCATTGCCCAAAGCAATCAGCGTTATCCGGCGATCGACTTTGTTCTGCACGATCGACCGCAGCAGTGGGTGCTGGAGAGTATCCGCCAGGGGGAAGTGGATTTTGGTATTGTGATTGATCCCGGTGCGGTGAGCGATTTGCAGTGCGAAGCGATACTGTCCGAACCCTTTCTTCTGCTCTGTCACCAGGCGCATCCGTTGGCACAACAGGAGTGGGTGAGTTGGCAGGATCTCCAACAGGAACGACTGGTGTTGCAGGATTACGCGTCGGGGAGTCGGCCGCTGATTGACGCGGCGCTCGCGCACTTTGCAATAGAGGCCAATATTGTGCAGGAGATTGGCCATCCGGCGACGCTGTTTCCGATGGTGGAAGCGGGGATAGGCATTAGCATTTTGCCTGCGCTGGCCCTACCGCTGCCGCAGGGGAGCCATTTGCAGGTGAAGCGCCTGACGCCGGTAGTGGAACGACAGTTGATGCTGGCGCGGCGCAAAAACCGCTCGCTGTCGACAGCAGCCCAGGCGCTGTGGGAGGTGGTTCGCACCCAGGCAAATGAATTAACGGATTTACGTGCACAGGATCCGCTCTATCAGATATAGACGTCAACCTGATGGTCATCGGAAGGATAGTTAACGCCTTCCGCTTTGAGCTGTGTTTGTTCCTGCTTTTGCTGGGCCTCTTCGACCTGCTGGCGCTGTAACTGTGCCAGCTGTGCCTGCAACACTTTGATCTGAGTCTGTATCAATTCCTGCTGCTTCTTCTTCTCTTCGGCACTGCCGCTGCCGTCCGGCACCTCTTTTAGCTTCTGCGTCAGTTGGGTGATTTTCTCTGCAATCTGCGCGATTTGTGCAGAGAGGCTGTTACCGGAGGCGGCTTTGGTTCCCCCGCCGCTTTGCACGGAAGG
The DNA window shown above is from Citrobacter farmeri and carries:
- a CDS encoding DUF3820 family protein translates to MEKEQLVEIANTVMPFGKYKGRRLIDVPEEYLLWFARKDEFPAGKLGELMQITLLIKTEGLSQLVQPLKRPL
- a CDS encoding bile acid:sodium symporter family protein, with amino-acid sequence MNIFRILDPFTLTLVTVVLLASFFPAEGDFVPVVEGITTAAIALLFFMHGAKLSREAIIAGGSHWRLHLWVMCSTFILFPVLGVLFAWWAPVNVDPMLYTGFLYLCILPATVQSAIAFTSLAGGNVAAAVCSASASSLLGIFLSPLLVGVVMNIHGAEGSLEQVGKIMLQLLLPFVLGHLSRPWIGKWVAQNKKWIAKTDQTSILLVVYSAFSEAVVNGIWHKVGWGSLLFIVVVSIVLLAIVIAVNIFVARKCGFNKADEITIVFCGSKKSLANGVPMANILFPTSVIGMMVLPLMIFHQIQLMVCAVLARRYKRQTEQLQAQQNSRAAKA
- a CDS encoding LysR family transcriptional regulator gives rise to the protein MNYSLRQLRVFVTVAQERSFSRAGECIGLSQSAVSHSIKELERQTGVKLLDRTTREVVLTEAGQQLAGRLERLLDELHITLREAGRVGTQLAGTVRVAASQTISAHLIPQCIAQSNQRYPAIDFVLHDRPQQWVLESIRQGEVDFGIVIDPGAVSDLQCEAILSEPFLLLCHQAHPLAQQEWVSWQDLQQERLVLQDYASGSRPLIDAALAHFAIEANIVQEIGHPATLFPMVEAGIGISILPALALPLPQGSHLQVKRLTPVVERQLMLARRKNRSLSTAAQALWEVVRTQANELTDLRAQDPLYQI
- a CDS encoding FlxA-like family protein — translated: MTTINVSTPSVQSGGGTKAASGNSLSAQIAQIAEKITQLTQKLKEVPDGSGSAEEKKKQQELIQTQIKVLQAQLAQLQRQQVEEAQQKQEQTQLKAEGVNYPSDDHQVDVYI